The sequence below is a genomic window from Polyangiaceae bacterium.
ACAGCACGAACGCTGGCGGGTTTCCGCCGTTGGTCCCGTAGTAGGTGCCGAGCATGCCCTTGGTGATCTTGCCGTCGTAGTCCCGCGCAGCTCGCACGCGCATGCCTGGGGCCATCGCGCGTTCGAGCACGTCCCAGGGCACCCAGTAGGCGTAGGCGTCCTTGCCCGCGGGCGCGCCTTCGTCCATGTAGTAGGTGGGGCTTGAGCCGATTTGCTTGTCCCAGATCACGAAGGCTGGCGGTTCCGCACCGTTGGTTCCGTAATAGGTGCCGGTCATGCCCGCGACGATCTTTCCGTCGTAGCTGCGGGTGGCGCGCACTCGGGTTCCAGACTTGAACGGCGCAACGGCCTTGGCGGTGGCGGTGGCTACCGTCTTCTCTAGCTTGCAACCTTCAGAGTCACCGAGATCGCACGCCTTCTTGAAGGAGGCGCGGGCCAGATCCGAGCTCTTCGCCACGCCGCGACCCGTTTGGTACAGGCCGCCCAGTAGACGACAGGCGGTTCCGGACTCCAGCTTGCATCCCTTCTGGTAGTAGGTCGCCGCGCGCGAGATGTCCGCGCGTTCGCCTTCCTCGAAGGTGATGCCCGCGTTGGTGCAGCCAACGCCGTTGTCTCCATCACAGGCTTGCACGTAGAGCGCTTGAGCCTTGGTTAGGTCCTTCGGTACACCCTCACCACGGTCATATTGGTAGCCGAGGTCGCTACACGAGCGGGCATTGCCAGCGAGGCACGCACGTCGGCGATACACGGCGGCTTGGGTGTGGTCCTTCTCAACGCCGGTGCCGGTGTTGAGCATGTAGGCGTAGTTGGCGCAGCCAGTCTGGTTGCCGCCGAGGCAGCCGCGCTTGTAGAGCTTCGCTGCTTCGGTGTCGCTCGCAGCAACGCCAATCCCCTTCTCGTAGTAGTACCCGAGGTCGGTGCATCCACGGGCGTCACCCGACTCGCAACCCAGGGCCATCAGCTTTGCCGCGGTGTCGTCTGCCTTTGGCACGCCGCGGCCAGCGCGATACATGTAGCCCGCGTTCGAGCAAGCGATCGCGTCGCCGCCCTTGCACGCTACGAGGTAGCTCTTGGTCGCGTCGGTGTAGCGCCCGCCGTCCTCCTGCAAGAGGCCCTGCAAGCGGCAGCTCGCGAAGTTGCCCTGCCCGCACTGGGTCGCACACTCGGCTTCGTCTTTGCCGCTGCACTCGTAGTTCGAGACCTTGCTCGACTTCTTAGTGCACTTGCCACCGCTTGGCACGAGGCCTGGCGGACAGGTCGCGACGTCTTTACCGTGGGTCTTGCTTTCACCGAGATCGCCATCCTCCTTCGGCTTCGCGGCGTCTTCACCGATGCCGGAGATCTTCACGAGATCGAGGCGCATCGCAGACTGACACTGGGAGGGCGGATGATCCGAGTCGGGGTTCGCCTTGTCGCACTCGTCGGGATGGCCGTCGACGACCTGGCTCTGCTTGGACTTCGCGCTGGAAGCGCTTCCGCCGCCCCCCATCACCTCTGCCATCACGCTGCCGAGCGCCTGAGAGTCGGTGCTGACGATGAATGCACCGACCGTCGCGCCCTGCACGAAGTGGGTCGCGCCGTCGCACTCACCCTCGAGGTTCACCTTTTCGACCTCGCTGATGGCCGTGCGCTTCTTGCCGACCATGATCAGCTGCACGTCGATGCCCGAGCCTTGCTTGAGTTGGCCGCCCGCCTTCGCGATCAGCGCCATGCCGGTCAACGGCAGGTTCGCCACGATCTCGGACTGGTCCTTGAGGCTGAGCTTCTCTTGCTTCGTCGACACACCGATGAAGCCGTAGTCACCCTTGACGCGGCAGTTCGGTAGCAACTTGATCGCGTTGCAGCTGTAAGAGACGACTGCGACGCCTTGGCGCATCGCGGCCTCGAGATTCAAGCGGTCGTTGCCCCGCCAATCGACGATCAGCGGTTCCGCGCGGTTCATCTGATTGGGATCGCACTTCTCGTTTGCGAAAGCATCAGGCGGCGGGGGTGGGTTGGGCCCAGGCCCGGCTTGTCCTGGGCACCCAGCAAGTGACAACACGCTGATCGCGGTTGTGAGCTTGATGAGCTTGGTAATGTTCATGGCAGTCCTTTCGTCCCGGCTTCCTCAGTCACCGGTTTCCCCAACCTCAAAGGGTACGCAGGTCTCGGAAAGTTCCGCTACCCCGATCGGGAGAGGCCCTTGTCGGGTGAGGTGCGCAAAACGCTCGCGCCGCAGAAGCCTCGCGCCGCAGAAGCCTCGCGCCGCAGAAGCGTCGCGCCGCAGAAGCATGGCCCTCGGAGCTCGGGGGATGCGTGAGATGTGCGCGCGATTTGATTGTGACGGGCTTTTGGCCCGTCCATCTCGTTGTGCCGCGCGCTCAGCTTTCGTTGGTCACTCGCGCAGCCGGAGGCTCGCGTGGCCGTCCGCGGTCCATGGCCGCGACCTTCAAGTGCTACATTCCAGGCATGCGCGGGATGCGAGCCGACCGTGGTGCGCCCGAGGAGCGTGCTTTCCGCCTCTCGACGTCGGAGCCTGCGCTCGTTGCAGCCTCACTGCGCTTCGCTGTGTGGGTTGCGATTGCGCTGGGGCTGGTCGCTTGCGGCGGGAGCAGTGTGGCTCGCCAACCTCCCGGCGCTCCCCCAGAGCCCACGAGCGTGAGCGTTGCTGAACCTGGTGGGGATGCGCATGACCCACACCACGCCGCGCTGGAGCGACTGCTCGCGGCGCCCTGGGGGTCGAGAAATGACAAAGACGACCAAATCCATGCGCCGACTCCGGACTGGGAGCACTGGAAGCGGGTGCGCTTCTGGGGCGTGAAGCACTTCACCGGCTTTCGCTACGGAGACGATCACCACGTCATGGCGATCGTATTCGTGCAGCCCGTTCCTCCTGGCGAGAGCACCGACTCTCGGAGTTGCATGAAGCGCTTCGAGGCTTGGGCATGGACGAAGGTCGAAGCCTTCGACGTCGACTTGAGTCCTCTGCGAACCAAGCGCCGCGAGTATCGTGGCAAGCCGATGCTGGTGAAGTCCGTCGATGGCTATGTGGATTTGGGGCTCGAACGCAAGTTCTTCTCCGGCGCGTTTGCGGCTTACCCCGATGTGTATCCCGATGCGTGTCTGATCTACGCCGTGGGCATCCCGTGGCGCGACGACGAAGCGCTCGCCAAACGTTTGCGCGATCGGTGGGTGCTTGAAGGCTTTCAGCGCATGCGCCCGCTGACCAAAGAAGCGCCTGTGCGCAAGTGATTCGGATCGCGCAGGGCGACACTCGATCGCGTTCGAGCCGACGCTAGATCCCCGAGTTGGCTGCGATCAGAGCCACGATGTAGAGCACCGCAGAGGTGAGCCACACGGCGCTCCGGAGACGGAGCCGATGGGTGAGCCCCCAGACCAGGGCGAGCGGCGGAACCAGCAACGCTAGAGCTCCTCGCCATAATCCCTCGCGCCGCGCCAATCCCACGCACAGGGTCAAATGACTGGTGACCAGCGCGCCGAACGAGGCAGCAAGCGTGATCACGATCAGCCAATCCATGATTCCTCGAGGGGCACGCAGGAGGCAGCGACGACAGCAACAGCCTTCCGAGAGCGGGTCGCCGGGCAAGTCGGCGAGGTCATCGCAGTAGCTCAGGACAGCCTCTAGAGTCGAGCACCGTCGAACTACCACCGCCCCCTGCTGCGCAGATTATGGGAACTTTCTGGCGAGACCCAAGCCTGACCGAGAGTGGCCTGGTGCTTGGATCTTCCGGTTCGAGGGCTGGGTGCGCTTTCCAGTTGCCCTGGCGAGCCTGGTGGTATGCTCAGCCCACTTTGAGGGCGACTACATTCATTGCGGCTGCGGCCGTCATTGGCCTGCTGGCTCCACTTCCCATCGGTCTTCGATCAGCCAAGGCAGATGGCCTCACGTCGCGGCCGGATGTGATGCCGGTCAAGGACATCAAGCCTGGAATGAAGGGCTACGGCCTCACGGTGTTCAAAGGCACCAAGCCGGAGAAGTTCGAGGTCGAGGTCATCGACGTTCTCAAGAACTTCCAGCCGCGTCAGGAGTTGATCCTGATCAAGACCAAGCACCCACGACTCGAAGTTGCCAAGGTCGTTGCGGGCATGAGCGGCAGCCCGATCTACATCAACAACAAGATGATCGGCGCCTACGCCTACGGGTGGACCTTCGGGCGCGAACCCGTCGCAGGAGTCACGCCGATCGGCTTGATGCTTGATGACTTGGTGCGACCGCTGCCCAAGCAGATCGATGGTTGGCCGTTGCATGCGCTGCCGAAGGCGCCCAGTGGAAAGGCCAAGCAAGCGCTGAAGAAAACCGGATCGCAGCAGCGCTTCGCCGGAAAGATTCAAGACTACGATCTGACGAAGCACGCCGAGCAAATCGGCAAGGCGAAGGCCGCCAAGGCGCCAAGCGAAACCACCGGTGTGCGTCCGGTTACCACGCCGATCATGATCGGCGGAATGACGACAGGCGCGATCGAAGTCGCCCGCGAGCTTTTCGCGCCGTTGGGCCTCGAGCCACTGCAGGCCGGCGGAAGCTCCGGCGTGGCGCCTGGCGCGCCCACTCGCTTCGAAGACGGTGGCGCCGTGGGCGTCGAGCTAATCCGCGGGGATATGAGCGGTATGGGCCTCGGCACCGTAACCCGCGTGGAGGGCGATAAGTTGGTCGCCTTCGGTCACCCGATGATGATGTCGGGTAACACCGCCCTACCGACGACGATTGGTCGCGTCCTCCACTTCATGGCGAGCGTGTCGCGCTCGTTCAAGATCGGCGAGTCGGTACGCCCCATGGGCACCCTGGTTAACGACCGCCAAGCGTCGATCGTCGTCGATCAGACGCTCAAGGCGCCAACCTTCCCCGTCAGCCTGAAGATCAAGGGTGTGCCGGGCAATCC
It includes:
- a CDS encoding SEL1-like repeat protein, with product MNITKLIKLTTAISVLSLAGCPGQAGPGPNPPPPPDAFANEKCDPNQMNRAEPLIVDWRGNDRLNLEAAMRQGVAVVSYSCNAIKLLPNCRVKGDYGFIGVSTKQEKLSLKDQSEIVANLPLTGMALIAKAGGQLKQGSGIDVQLIMVGKKRTAISEVEKVNLEGECDGATHFVQGATVGAFIVSTDSQALGSVMAEVMGGGGSASSAKSKQSQVVDGHPDECDKANPDSDHPPSQCQSAMRLDLVKISGIGEDAAKPKEDGDLGESKTHGKDVATCPPGLVPSGGKCTKKSSKVSNYECSGKDEAECATQCGQGNFASCRLQGLLQEDGGRYTDATKSYLVACKGGDAIACSNAGYMYRAGRGVPKADDTAAKLMALGCESGDARGCTDLGYYYEKGIGVAASDTEAAKLYKRGCLGGNQTGCANYAYMLNTGTGVEKDHTQAAVYRRRACLAGNARSCSDLGYQYDRGEGVPKDLTKAQALYVQACDGDNGVGCTNAGITFEEGERADISRAATYYQKGCKLESGTACRLLGGLYQTGRGVAKSSDLARASFKKACDLGDSEGCKLEKTVATATAKAVAPFKSGTRVRATRSYDGKIVAGMTGTYYGTNGAEPPAFVIWDKQIGSSPTYYMDEGAPAGKDAYAYWVPWDVLERAMAPGMRVRAARDYDGKITKGMLGTYYGTNGGNPPAFVLWDKRIGANPVYYSDEGAPPGKSDHAYWVPWNTIEEVLKPGTRVVALKSYDGKITKGMEGVYWGTNGKNPPAFVVWDKTIGTNPVYYSDEGAPPGKSANAYWVPWDVIDEALSSGVRVIATKNYDSKIKRGMMGTYYGTNGKSPPAFVLWDDFIGSSPNYYTGGGAPPGRDGYAYWVEWDVIKQAFLPGRKVKAVRSYDGKINTGDMGVYWGTNGGNPPAFVLWTKTVGANPVYYTDEGAPRGKNKNAYWVPWNVIQPLNY